Genomic DNA from Cupriavidus pauculus:
TTTCACCAGGCAGTCTACCAACTAGTTGGTAGCAGGCATCACCAACAGGAACCACCATGACCGAACTCAGCCCCAATGGCGCATTGCAAGCCAACCGCTGGCTCAAGCCCTACTACTACGGACGCGCGGCATTCTCCATCGTGTGGGTCGCCGCCGCGTTCACGGTCGGCAAGACCAACCCCGCCGTCGCGGCGATCCTGCTGATGATCTATCCCGCATGGGACGCGCTGGCCAACCTCGTGGATGCCCAGCGCAACGGCGGCATGCGCCGCAACCCCACGCAGACCCTCAACGTCGTGGCCAGCGGCGTGACCACGGCGGGCGTCGCCATCGCGCTGGGCCTGAGCATGAACGCCGTGCTCGGCGTGTTCGGCACCTGGGCCATCCTCGCGGGCCTGTTCCAGCTGGCCACCGGCGTCCGTCGCTGGAAGACCTCCGGCGCCCAGTGGGCGATGATCCTGAGCGGTGCGCAATCGGCGCTGGCCGGGGCGTTCTTCATCAAGACCGCCGCCGGCGTGCAGGTGCCGGGCATCACGGACTTCGCACCGTATGCGGCGTTCGGCGCGTTCTACTTCCTGATCTCCGCGATCTCGCTGTCCATCGCCGATATGCGCCGCACCAAGACGCGTCAGTTCGGTGCCTGATCCGGCAACGCCCCAACCTGCCTGAGCACGGCACGTCCGATCTCCAGCCGCTTGGGGCCCGTCTCCATCTTCGACATGTCGAGGTTCATCGCGAACACGTACGTGTCGTCGCCGCGCGTCACCCAGCCGACCCACCAGCCGACGCCGACCTTGCCCGACGTGGCCCAGCCTGTCTTCGCGCGCAGCGTATAGGCAGGCGTCTGCTCGATGGTCAGGATGTCGTCGAGCGCGCGAAAGCTTTGCTCGGAGATCAGCGGAACCTTGTGCGCGGCCGCGTTGCGCAGGAAGTCGATCTGCTGGTACGTCGTGATCTTCAGATGGCCATTGAGCCAGAAGCGGTCCACCGGCCCTTCGACATCGGCATTCCCGAAATGCGCGGCCCCCAGATACTTGCGGTACTGCGCGGTGCCCACGCGGCGCGCCAGCACCTGATAGGCGGGCACGCACGAATTCCTGAGCGCCACGCGCAGCGGCACATCGGCGTTGCACGCCGCGGGCAGGATCGGCTTGCCTTCATGCAACCACGGCTTGCCGTCCCATGGCAGCTTGTCGTGATCGACATCGGCCACCGCCCCGGTTTCCAGCCCGATCAGCGAGTTGAAGATCTTGAACGTGGAGGCCGGCGAATACGCGGTGGCCGCGCGCTTCGGGTTATAGGTCAGCATGCGCTGCCGCCGCACGTCGTAGACGACCATGGTGCCATCGACACCGGCCGCATCGAACAGCGGTTTGGCATCGATCGGCGCTTCGGTAGTCTTGCCCGGCTGGACCGCCTGGGCTGCGTGTAATGGCACGGCCGCGCAGGCCAGCAGCAGCGGCGCGATCAGCAGGCCCGCAAATCTCTTTCGCATGTCACCTCTCATATGCACTCTCTTGTGGTTGTGATGGGTGAGCGGAGCATAGGTGCCGGCGCAGGACTCGCCAACCGGGGCCGCTGTAACACGCGTAACATGGCGAGCCATGACCGCACGCCAACCCATCCATATCGACCTCACGGGCCCCTATGCCGTGGACGGCCGCTCCGCGCGCTATCAGTCCGTCTGGCTGCTCGCGCGCATCTGGCTGGCCGCGTCGCGCGACCGCGAAGATCTCGGCGTGGCGATCGTGCGCGCGCGGTTTGCGGACGCCGCCAATGTGCGGATGATCGTCTCGCGCGCGTTCGGGGATTTCACGCGCTGGGGTGTGGAGGTTGGATGGGGCCACGGATCGGACCACGGATCGGACCACAGATCGGACCGACACAAGGCCACCGATATCGCCGCGCTGCGCGCCGACCGTCGCAGCCGCGGGCCGTTCTGGATGACACGGGCCACCGCGCGGCAACTGCGTTTTACCGCGCATGGCAAGGCATTGCGCGCGGCGGGCGTGGCGCGCTGGCTCGGGCAGGCAAACCCCGACGCGCCCGCGCCGCCATCCGCGGACAGCGATGGCCTGCAGTACGTGATGCGCGATATGGATTTCTGGCGCCATCTGACGGTGGCCATGCGCGGCGCGCAGGATGGCTTTGCGGGCGTGGTCGATCATGCCGTGGCCGAGTCGTTTCGCGCCGCGCATCGCAGCGCCGCGGACGCGTTCCAGCAGGCGCTCTCGCTGCTCAAGGAGAGCCTGGCCTGGCGCCGCAGCGACCGGCTCGACAAAAGCCGCGCGGCACTGCGGCGGTTCGAGAAAATCGTCGCGGGCGGCCGCGTCAACGCCGCGCTGCCCACGTTCGCGGCCATGGCCCATGTGGTCCGTGCGTGGGAGCACTACACACGCGGCGATCTCGATGCCGCGCGGCATGAGCTCGCGCGGCTCGCGGGCGATCCCGAGTTGCGGCCCGTCGTGCGCTACAACCCGCGGATTCGCTTCGAGACGCTGAACCTGGAAGCGCTGATCCACAAGAGCATTGCGTTGCGGCCCCCGGCAATGCCCTCGCGAACGCCCGCGCAGACGCCCTCGCCGATCCAGCCGGCGGCACGGCATGCTGCCGCGCGCCACGCGCTCGAAGGCTTCTCCGGCGCACTGCAGGCCGCCTACGAAGCGGACTCCGTGGACGCGGCCCAGCACGCCGCCGCCAATATCGGCTGGTCCCTATGGCTGTTCTGGCGTTACGGACTCGTGGACGCACAACGCACGCTGGAAGCCGGCGATCTCCAGCGGCAATCCATGCGATGGCTCGGCCTGTCGGAATGGATCTGCGACCGCTTCGGCGTCGGCGGCGGCTCCGCGTGGAACACGATCTTCCTGCTGCGCGTCGCGCGCGGCGATATCGATGCCCAAGCGCCCGCATCGCTGACCGCATTCCGCGCGCGCCGTCCGCTCACGGTCGCCGCGGCCATCGATGCGCTGCGCCCCTTCCACGCCCCGTTTGCGCCAGCCAAGGGCTTCGTGCGATGGTCGTCGGTCGCGGCATTCGCGCTCGAGGAACACGACACCGGCCGCGTACGCTACAACGCGCTGCAGCTGGCCAACCTGCTACTCGAATCCGCGTGGTACCTCACGCACGAGCAAGGGGCATCGGCGCAGGCCTATGCGGCAATGGAGCGGCTGGCGGCGCAGCTTGCCTCCTTGCGCGCGGCCGAGCGGGGATTCTTCCATGCCGAGATTCGCGGCTTTCCGCCGGAACTGCGCATGGCGGCCGCGGAGGCTGCGCGGTCCTAGGTGGGATCCATCACGGGACCCATCACGGGTCCCATCAACTCCGCCGCCGTATCCACCAGCACCTGCCGGAACCACCGATGCGCGGGATCCTGCCGGTACCGCACGTGCCACGCGATATCCACGGGAAACGTACCGAGATCGACCGGTGACGGCAGCACCTTGAGCCGCGCATCTTTCGCGATCTGGTTGCAGATCAGCCGCGGCAGCGTCGCGCAGTAATCGGTCTTCGCGATGATCTCGGGCACCGCCAGGAAGTGGGTCACGGAGATCGCCAGCTCGCGCCGCAGCCGTTGCCGCTCGAGCGCCTGAAACAGGCCCACGCGCAATCTGCCCGGCGGCAGCACATTGACGTGCCGCAACTGCTCGTACTGCTCCCGCGACATCGTGTCGCCGATCTCCGGATGATCGGCGCGCACGACGCAGGCCAGCCCGTCGTCCATCAGATGCTGGATCACGAGGCTGTCGGGCGGATCGACGATGCGGCCGAGCGCCATGTCCGTCGTGCCCGAGATCACACCGGTCTCGGCGAGGTCGCTGCCGAACGGGGTCAGCGACACCTTCACCCCCGGCGCCACCTCGCGCAGCCGCGCCACCACGCTCGGGATCAGCACGATCTCCACGTAGCTGTTCGGCGCGATATGGAACTGCCGGACCGATGTGGCGGGATCGAAGTGCTGTTGCCCGAGGATCACGTCATCGAGCTTCGCCAGGGTTTCGGCCACCACCGGGACGATCGACTCCGCAAACTGCGTGGGCTTGATGCCATACCGCTCGCGCACGAAAAGCGGATCGCGGAGCGTCTCCCGCAGCCGGTTCAGCGCGTTGGAAAGCGCGGGCTGGGTCATGCCGAGCCGGGCGGCGGCGCGCGTGACGCTGCGCTCTTCCATCAGGGCGATGAAGACGGGCAGCAGATTGAGGTCGTATCGCATGAGTCATCATGCTAGGTGAATATCTAGAATAGAACAAATAAATTTCTCAAATATCTGCGCATTACGCATAGTTAGGGCAACGCAGCGCCGCCCAAACCCTCCCGACGCGGAACGGCGCAGATCAAGTTTGAGGAGTTTTTCATGACTAATGCCATCCGGCTGGACGATTCCCAGCCTTCCCCTTCCAGCGGCCTGTCCCGCTCTCTGGCGCTCTTTGCGCTGGCACTCGGCAGCTTCTGTATCGGCACGTCCGAGTTCGCCAGCATGGGCGTGATTCAACTGTTTTCGGCAAGCCTCGGCATCGACGTGCCGCAGGCGACCAGCGCGGTCACGGCCTATGCGCTGGGCGTCGTGGTCGGCGCGCCGGTCGTGACGCTCGCCGCGGCCCGGCTCAATCGCCGCACGCTGCTGCTCGCGCTGATCGCGCTGTTCGTCGTCGGCAATGTCCTGTCGGCGATGGCATCGAGCCTGCCGTTCCTGATTGCCGCGCGCTTTGTCAGCGGTCTGCCGCAGGGCGCGTACTTCGGCGCCGGCGCGATGGTCGCGAGCTATATCCTCGGCCCGGGCCAGTCCGGCCGCGCGTTCGCCATCGTCATGACCGGCCTCACCGTCGCGACGATCATCGGCTCGCCGCTTGCCACGTTCCTTGGCCAGACGCTTGGCTGGCGCGAGACGTACCTCGCGGTGGCCGCGCTGTCCGCGGTGGCATGGCTTGCGATTCGGCAGTGGCTGCCCCGCACCCGTGCCCTCGATGGCGCACCGATCGTGCAGGAGCTGTCCGCGCTGCGCAGCGGCAAGGTCTGGGGCGTGATGGCCGTAGCGACGGCCGGCATTGCCAGTCTGTTCGCGATCTATACGTTCGTTGGCCCGATCGTCACCGATGCGACCAGGCTGGCGCCGTCGATGATTCCGGTGGCCCTCGCGATCTTCGGTATCGGCATGACGGCCGGCAATTCGGTGGGTGGCCGTGCGGCCGACAAGTATCCGATGCGCGGTCTCGTGCTGGGCCTTGGCGGTGCGCTGGCGGTGCTCGTGGTCATCGCCCTCGGCGGACAAACGCCTTCGGTCCTGTTCCCCGCGCTGTTTGCGCTCGGGGCCGCGCTGATGGCTTCCATTCCCACGATGCAGGTCCGGCTGACGCGCTTTGCTCCGCAGGCGCCTTCGCTGATGGGTGCGATGACGCTGGCCGCCTGCAATCTGGGTAACGCGATCGGTGCGTGGGCAGGTGGCGCGACGATCGATGCGGGCTTTGGACTGCTGTCGGTGGCATGGGCGGGCTTTGCCCTCACGCTGACCGGCCTCGCGATCTTCGGCCTGACGCTTGTCAACGCCACGCCCCGGCAGCCGCTGGCGGCGGAAGCGGTCTGATCTTCTGCTGATTCACGTTCTTCACATACTTTTTAACGCCTTTCCAGGAGCCAATCATGTCCATCAAGCACGTACTGTTTATCCTGACCAACGCCGCCGAGATCGGTCCGAACCATCGGCCCACGGGATACTTCTTCCCTGAAGTCGCCCACCCGTACGAAGTGTTCGCCGAGTCGGGCGTGGCCGTCGAATATGCCTCGCTGCAAGGCGGCACGCCGCCCGAAGACGGCTACGACGCCAACGACCCCGCGCAACTCGCGTTCCGCAACAGCGCGGCCATCCGCCGCATGGCCCATAGCCGCAAGCTGTCGGAAGTCGATGTGCTCGACTACGATGCGATCTTCTTCCCGGGCGGCCTGGGGCCGATGGTCGATATCGCCAACAACCCGGAAATCCAGCGCGCCGTCGAACGCGCCTGGCAAGGCGGCAAGATCGTCGCCGCGGTCTGCCACGGCCCGGCCGCACTGCTCGGCGCCAAGCTGGAAGACGGCACCCCGCTGATCAAGGGCCGCAAGCTGACGTCGTTCTCGAACGCCGAGGAAGCGGGCTACGCCCAGGCGGACGTCCCCTTCCTGCTCGAATCCGCACTGCGCGAAGACGGCGCCGAGTATTCGTCGGCGGACGTCTGGCAAGAGAAGGTCGTGGTGGACGGCAAGCTGATGACGGGCCAAAACCCGGCATCGGGCGGCCCGCTGGCGAAGGCGATTGTGGAAGCGCTGCGTTAAGCGGCGGCATTGCACCGCCACGTTCCCGGTTGTTGACACCGCCCGCTCGCGCAAGCGACGGGCGGTTTTTTTCCGGCGCTTCCCCTGGCCATGTCCGTGCCGTCTAGCTCGCGTCGTGAAAAATAATCCCCGCCGTATGCCGTAGCCCCGAGCGAACGCGGCTCACGCCGTGCCGCAGGTTCACGCGGTAGCTGCCCCGTGTGCCCTGCACCGGCCGGTGGTGCACGGCGAACGCCACCGCATCGCCCTGTCGCAATGGCACCACCTCGACGCGGCTCTGCATGCGGGGGCGTTGCTCCGTCATGCAGAACTCGCCGCCGGTGAAGTCCTTGTCCGGCTCGGACAGCAGGATTGCCACCTGCATCGGGAACACGAGGTCCCCATAGAGGTCCTGATGCAGGCAATTGAAATCTCCCGCGACGTATTGCAGGATCAGCGGCGTGGGACGTGTCTGGCCCGCCCGATGGCACTGCGCCAGATACGTCGCGTGGTCTTCCGGGTAACGCTGGGCAATGCCCATGGTCTCATTCCACGCATTGGCCAGCCCCACAAGACGCGCGTACAACGCCGTGCGCAGGCCGCTCAGCAAGTCCGGCAGCGGATAGCTGAAATACCGATACTCGCCCTTGCCGAATCCATGCCGCGCCATGACCACGCGACTTCGGAAATGCTTGTCCTCGGGATAGAGCGACGACAGCGTGCGGCACTCTTCGGGGGACAGCAGCTTCGGCAGCACCGCGCAACCGAAGCGGTTCAACGCGTCGTGGATCGTGGGCCAGTCATAGGCGGCGACGCGTGCGTTCATGCCACCTCCGTCGCCTCTCGATCCAGCAGCACGCGCTTGCGATCGACACCCCATGCATAACCCGACAACGCGCCGTCATTGCGCACGACGCGATGACACGGAATCGCGACCGCGAGAGGGTTCGCCGCACAGGCACCCGCCACCGCCCGCACCGCTTTCGGTGCGCCGATGCGTCGGGCGATCTCCGCGTACGAAGCAGTTTCGCCCGCGGGAATCGCCTGAAGCGCGCGCCACACGCGTTGTTGAAACGCGGTACCGCGCACGTCGAGCGGCAAGTC
This window encodes:
- a CDS encoding class D beta-lactamase, which gives rise to MRKRFAGLLIAPLLLACAAVPLHAAQAVQPGKTTEAPIDAKPLFDAAGVDGTMVVYDVRRQRMLTYNPKRAATAYSPASTFKIFNSLIGLETGAVADVDHDKLPWDGKPWLHEGKPILPAACNADVPLRVALRNSCVPAYQVLARRVGTAQYRKYLGAAHFGNADVEGPVDRFWLNGHLKITTYQQIDFLRNAAAHKVPLISEQSFRALDDILTIEQTPAYTLRAKTGWATSGKVGVGWWVGWVTRGDDTYVFAMNLDMSKMETGPKRLEIGRAVLRQVGALPDQAPN
- a CDS encoding DUF308 domain-containing protein, which encodes MTELSPNGALQANRWLKPYYYGRAAFSIVWVAAAFTVGKTNPAVAAILLMIYPAWDALANLVDAQRNGGMRRNPTQTLNVVASGVTTAGVAIALGLSMNAVLGVFGTWAILAGLFQLATGVRRWKTSGAQWAMILSGAQSALAGAFFIKTAAGVQVPGITDFAPYAAFGAFYFLISAISLSIADMRRTKTRQFGA
- a CDS encoding MFS transporter codes for the protein MTNAIRLDDSQPSPSSGLSRSLALFALALGSFCIGTSEFASMGVIQLFSASLGIDVPQATSAVTAYALGVVVGAPVVTLAAARLNRRTLLLALIALFVVGNVLSAMASSLPFLIAARFVSGLPQGAYFGAGAMVASYILGPGQSGRAFAIVMTGLTVATIIGSPLATFLGQTLGWRETYLAVAALSAVAWLAIRQWLPRTRALDGAPIVQELSALRSGKVWGVMAVATAGIASLFAIYTFVGPIVTDATRLAPSMIPVALAIFGIGMTAGNSVGGRAADKYPMRGLVLGLGGALAVLVVIALGGQTPSVLFPALFALGAALMASIPTMQVRLTRFAPQAPSLMGAMTLAACNLGNAIGAWAGGATIDAGFGLLSVAWAGFALTLTGLAIFGLTLVNATPRQPLAAEAV
- a CDS encoding 2OG-Fe(II) oxygenase; translated protein: MNARVAAYDWPTIHDALNRFGCAVLPKLLSPEECRTLSSLYPEDKHFRSRVVMARHGFGKGEYRYFSYPLPDLLSGLRTALYARLVGLANAWNETMGIAQRYPEDHATYLAQCHRAGQTRPTPLILQYVAGDFNCLHQDLYGDLVFPMQVAILLSEPDKDFTGGEFCMTEQRPRMQSRVEVVPLRQGDAVAFAVHHRPVQGTRGSYRVNLRHGVSRVRSGLRHTAGIIFHDAS
- a CDS encoding LysR family transcriptional regulator, with protein sequence MRYDLNLLPVFIALMEERSVTRAAARLGMTQPALSNALNRLRETLRDPLFVRERYGIKPTQFAESIVPVVAETLAKLDDVILGQQHFDPATSVRQFHIAPNSYVEIVLIPSVVARLREVAPGVKVSLTPFGSDLAETGVISGTTDMALGRIVDPPDSLVIQHLMDDGLACVVRADHPEIGDTMSREQYEQLRHVNVLPPGRLRVGLFQALERQRLRRELAISVTHFLAVPEIIAKTDYCATLPRLICNQIAKDARLKVLPSPVDLGTFPVDIAWHVRYRQDPAHRWFRQVLVDTAAELMGPVMGPVMDPT
- a CDS encoding type 1 glutamine amidotransferase domain-containing protein, translated to MSIKHVLFILTNAAEIGPNHRPTGYFFPEVAHPYEVFAESGVAVEYASLQGGTPPEDGYDANDPAQLAFRNSAAIRRMAHSRKLSEVDVLDYDAIFFPGGLGPMVDIANNPEIQRAVERAWQGGKIVAAVCHGPAALLGAKLEDGTPLIKGRKLTSFSNAEEAGYAQADVPFLLESALREDGAEYSSADVWQEKVVVDGKLMTGQNPASGGPLAKAIVEALR